A stretch of the Archangium violaceum genome encodes the following:
- a CDS encoding MXAN_6652 family MXYO-CTERM-anchored protein, giving the protein MRFAFRTAGVVAVWLSSTPALATSTGITGQSGKEGAACNMCHKGGPSPTVEFQGPTTLAPGETGQFSFIIRGGAAKVGGVDIAVDNAAAILQAGEGLRKLGGELTHSAPKAFNGNELRFDFSLVAPSTDVTLTLFGAGNSANADLGSDGDKPAATKWSVTVGNGSPDAGTDSPDAGSGGTGDEGDDDQGGCSATGSSPVWILAMAGTFLALLRRRSRR; this is encoded by the coding sequence ATGCGTTTTGCCTTCCGTACCGCGGGCGTGGTTGCTGTCTGGTTGTCGTCGACTCCTGCCCTTGCCACCAGCACGGGCATCACCGGGCAGTCCGGCAAGGAGGGGGCCGCGTGCAACATGTGTCACAAGGGGGGGCCGAGCCCCACCGTCGAGTTCCAGGGCCCCACGACGCTCGCCCCGGGAGAGACGGGCCAGTTCTCGTTCATCATCCGGGGTGGGGCCGCGAAAGTGGGAGGTGTGGACATCGCCGTGGACAACGCGGCGGCGATCCTCCAGGCCGGAGAGGGCCTGAGGAAGCTGGGGGGCGAGCTCACCCACTCCGCGCCCAAGGCCTTCAATGGCAACGAGCTTCGTTTCGACTTCTCCCTGGTCGCGCCCTCCACGGATGTCACCCTCACGCTCTTTGGTGCCGGCAATTCCGCCAACGCGGACCTGGGCAGCGATGGCGACAAGCCCGCGGCCACGAAGTGGAGCGTGACCGTGGGCAACGGCTCACCTGACGCGGGCACGGACTCACCCGACGCGGGCTCGGGCGGCACGGGCGACGAAGGTGATGATGACCAGGGCGGTTGCTCCGCCACGGGGAGCTCGCCCGTGTGGATTCTCGCGATGGCGGGAACCTTCCTGGCCCTGCTCCGCCGCCGAAGCAGGCGCTAA
- a CDS encoding alpha/beta hydrolase — protein sequence MPGEEWLDVGAFRVHLDCWRRPEAPATLVLVHGGGGNGRLLAPFGAMVASLGYEVVAPDLPGYGLTRVPDKRSLVYDDWRDTLAAVLEAEAGRSRRPLVVFGASMGGMLAYDVTARTRLPVGLVSTCFLAPRDPEVRRRMVRWPWMSGLAGPMLTALPFLTDPLPVPMRLAGNMLAIANKPELARAIASDPLAGGTWMPGRFLRTFLESEPLVPPESFDVCPVLLTHPADDRWTNVSLSKPFFERLRVPKRLVLLGNAGHFPVEEPGVSRLRQALLDFLAELGAAVGATPSP from the coding sequence ATGCCGGGTGAGGAATGGCTCGACGTGGGGGCCTTCCGCGTCCACCTGGACTGCTGGCGTCGTCCGGAAGCGCCCGCCACGCTCGTGCTGGTCCACGGGGGTGGAGGCAATGGTCGGCTGCTGGCGCCCTTCGGTGCCATGGTCGCGTCGCTCGGCTACGAGGTCGTGGCGCCGGACCTGCCGGGCTACGGGCTGACGCGGGTCCCCGACAAGCGCTCCCTTGTCTACGACGACTGGCGCGACACCCTGGCCGCCGTGCTGGAGGCGGAGGCCGGCCGCTCGCGGCGCCCGCTGGTGGTCTTCGGTGCCAGCATGGGAGGGATGCTCGCCTATGACGTGACGGCGCGGACCCGCCTCCCCGTGGGCCTCGTTTCGACGTGCTTCCTCGCTCCGAGAGACCCGGAGGTGCGGCGCCGCATGGTTCGCTGGCCCTGGATGAGCGGCCTCGCGGGACCGATGCTGACGGCGCTGCCCTTCCTCACGGACCCGTTGCCGGTGCCCATGCGGCTGGCGGGCAACATGCTCGCCATCGCGAACAAGCCGGAGCTCGCGCGGGCCATCGCCTCGGACCCGCTGGCGGGAGGGACGTGGATGCCAGGGCGGTTCCTGCGCACGTTCCTCGAGTCCGAGCCCCTCGTGCCGCCGGAGTCCTTCGACGTGTGCCCCGTCCTGCTGACGCATCCGGCGGATGACCGGTGGACGAACGTCTCCCTTTCAAAGCCCTTCTTCGAGCGCCTGCGGGTGCCGAAGCGGCTCGTGCTGCTGGGGAACGCGGGCCACTTCCCGGTGGAGGAGCCCGGGGTGTCGCGGCTTCGGCAGGCCCTGCTCGACTTCCTGGCCGAGCTCGGCGCGGCCGTGGGGGCTACGCCCTCTCCGTGA
- a CDS encoding MxcI protein: MKHPVSVLPSRLSSAMLAFALLSGCGDTEGPGNGDDGPLYAITTQLFSSDPMESYVIVTDQAEQTATLSLDNAVKVPGRALGVGIPKSGSLYVVSDESATITRYDLTSSGGLEQAGTLSLEGQGISSLGEYQNNFQFISATKAYYFDGTTAQFVIWNPTEMTVTKTIPLDALNIPNTILSFSGAIVHLDNQIIMPVGWRPVSGVGITKKAGVVSVDTRTDEPTIAMDDRCGYTHDAAVGPDGKVYIATEAYGAAVFRVEGRDTPEPCLLKFDPQTRTFDPSFYKELDSLVGGGTAGALIPGPQGTAYVRVLDESIAPVNEGTHPRTVASGTGWQWWQLKLDTLTATRRTDFPSTTGSVFLFESQNQTLYSEFGAGSASTTLHVLGESGRPTVTTQGLAFSFLQLR, encoded by the coding sequence ATGAAGCATCCTGTTTCCGTCCTCCCCTCGAGACTCTCCTCCGCGATGCTCGCCTTCGCCCTGCTCTCCGGTTGTGGTGACACGGAGGGCCCGGGCAACGGCGATGACGGGCCGCTGTACGCCATCACCACGCAGCTGTTCTCCTCGGATCCGATGGAGAGCTACGTCATCGTGACGGACCAGGCGGAGCAGACCGCGACGCTCTCGCTGGACAACGCCGTCAAGGTTCCCGGCCGCGCGCTCGGCGTGGGCATTCCCAAGTCGGGCTCGCTCTATGTGGTGAGTGACGAGAGCGCGACGATCACCCGCTACGACCTGACGAGCAGCGGCGGCCTGGAGCAGGCGGGCACCCTGAGCCTCGAGGGCCAGGGCATCTCGTCGCTCGGGGAGTACCAGAACAACTTCCAGTTCATCTCGGCGACCAAGGCGTACTACTTCGACGGGACCACCGCCCAGTTCGTCATCTGGAATCCCACCGAGATGACGGTCACGAAGACCATCCCCCTCGACGCGCTGAACATCCCGAACACGATCCTGTCCTTCTCGGGGGCGATCGTGCACCTCGACAACCAGATCATCATGCCCGTGGGCTGGCGTCCGGTCTCGGGAGTGGGAATCACCAAGAAGGCGGGCGTCGTCTCCGTCGACACGCGGACGGATGAGCCCACCATCGCGATGGATGACCGGTGCGGCTACACGCACGATGCCGCCGTCGGCCCTGATGGCAAGGTCTACATCGCGACGGAGGCGTACGGCGCCGCGGTGTTCCGGGTGGAGGGAAGGGACACGCCGGAGCCGTGCCTGCTCAAGTTCGATCCCCAGACGCGCACCTTCGATCCCTCCTTCTACAAGGAGCTCGACTCGCTGGTGGGCGGAGGCACCGCGGGCGCGCTCATCCCCGGTCCCCAGGGGACGGCCTACGTGCGTGTGCTCGATGAGAGCATTGCCCCCGTGAACGAGGGCACCCATCCCCGTACCGTGGCGAGCGGGACCGGTTGGCAGTGGTGGCAGTTGAAGCTCGACACCCTGACCGCGACGCGGAGGACGGACTTCCCGTCCACCACGGGCAGTGTCTTCCTCTTCGAGTCGCAGAATCAGACCCTCTACTCCGAATTCGGGGCGGGCAGCGCGTCGACGACCCTGCACGTGCTGGGCGAGAGCGGCAGGCCCACCGTGACCACGCAAGGGCTCGCCTTCTCCTTCCTCCAGCTGCGCTAG
- a CDS encoding helix-turn-helix transcriptional regulator gives MHPGYLPSMSRASRLLDLLQLLRRHRAPISGPALAEELGISIRTLYRDIATLQAQGADIQGEPGLGYVLRPGFTLPPLMFSADEIEALVLGSRWVAARGDARLGAAADNAVAKIRAVLPDYLRERVDAATLTVPMIRGEPVSIDASVIRDAIREEQKLLITYRDNDGADTTRTIWPLLIGFFDKVLVLAAWCELRKDYRAFRVDRIQSVQPKDERYPRRRASLVKEWRARQHLPATAGN, from the coding sequence GTGCATCCGGGCTACCTTCCCTCCATGTCCCGTGCCTCACGCCTGCTCGATCTCCTCCAGTTGCTGCGCCGCCACCGCGCGCCGATCTCCGGCCCGGCGCTGGCCGAGGAGCTCGGCATTTCCATCCGCACCCTCTATCGCGATATCGCAACACTGCAGGCGCAGGGCGCCGATATCCAGGGTGAACCGGGCCTCGGGTATGTGCTGCGCCCCGGCTTCACCCTCCCCCCCCTGATGTTCTCGGCCGACGAAATCGAAGCATTGGTGCTCGGTTCGCGCTGGGTCGCGGCGCGGGGCGATGCGCGGCTCGGGGCCGCAGCGGACAACGCCGTGGCGAAGATCCGCGCCGTGCTGCCCGATTACCTCCGCGAGCGCGTCGATGCCGCCACCCTCACCGTGCCGATGATCCGCGGCGAGCCGGTCTCCATCGATGCCTCGGTGATCCGTGACGCGATCCGCGAGGAGCAGAAGCTCCTCATCACCTATCGCGACAATGACGGCGCCGACACGACCCGCACCATCTGGCCCCTGCTGATCGGCTTCTTCGACAAGGTGCTGGTGCTCGCCGCCTGGTGCGAGCTCCGGAAGGATTACCGCGCCTTCCGCGTCGACCGCATCCAGTCGGTCCAGCCGAAGGACGAGCGCTATCCGCGCCGCCGTGCCTCCCTGGTCAAGGAGTGGCGGGCCAGGCAGCACCTTCCCGCTACTGCCGGAAACTGA
- a CDS encoding VOC family protein, protein MRTLNYLLLAVRDPLKSAELYSKLLGREPVEKTRSFVLYVLPNGLKIGLWLADEVEPKPKPAGGVEISFSEESKDAVRATYAEWTRLGLKVVQEPTDMDFGFTFVVEDPDGHRLRPFVLASNPR, encoded by the coding sequence ATGCGTACCCTCAACTACCTGCTGCTTGCCGTCCGCGATCCACTCAAGAGCGCCGAGCTCTATTCGAAGCTCCTCGGTCGCGAGCCAGTCGAGAAGACCAGGTCCTTCGTTCTCTATGTGCTGCCGAACGGCCTGAAGATCGGCCTCTGGCTCGCCGACGAGGTGGAGCCGAAACCGAAGCCCGCTGGAGGCGTCGAGATCTCCTTCAGCGAGGAGAGCAAGGACGCCGTCCGCGCGACCTATGCCGAGTGGACCCGGCTCGGCCTCAAGGTGGTGCAGGAGCCCACCGACATGGATTTCGGCTTCACCTTCGTGGTCGAGGACCCGGACGGGCATCGCCTCCGCCCCTTCGTCCTCGCCAGCAATCCGCGTTAG
- a CDS encoding YqhA family protein has product MKKLERAFESALWASRFVMLGGVTFSSLMALAAFYMATVDALSLPGLMRDYTDLTLTAEQRSEVRAKALTLIVKSVDGYIITAILIIFSLGLYEFFISKLDVARQSPLAPRLLHIGGLEDLKERIAKLLVLVLVIEFFQRALLLRIDHAIDLLYLSLGIVLIGLTLYLGKLKPREPPEVH; this is encoded by the coding sequence ATGAAGAAGCTGGAAAGAGCCTTCGAGTCGGCCCTCTGGGCCAGCCGCTTCGTCATGTTGGGCGGCGTTACCTTCAGCTCCTTGATGGCGCTGGCAGCCTTCTACATGGCGACGGTGGATGCCCTGTCGCTCCCAGGGCTGATGCGGGACTACACGGACCTGACTCTCACGGCCGAGCAGCGCTCGGAGGTGCGTGCCAAGGCCCTCACCCTCATCGTCAAATCGGTGGATGGCTACATCATCACCGCCATCCTCATCATCTTCTCGTTGGGCTTGTACGAGTTCTTCATCAGCAAGCTGGACGTGGCGCGGCAATCGCCTCTCGCCCCCCGCCTGCTCCACATCGGCGGGTTGGAGGACCTCAAGGAGCGCATCGCCAAGCTGCTCGTGTTGGTGCTCGTCATCGAGTTCTTCCAGCGCGCCCTGCTCTTGCGCATCGACCATGCGATCGACCTCCTCTACCTGTCGTTGGGCATCGTCCTCATCGGCCTGACGCTCTACCTGGGCAAGCTCAAGCCCCGAGAGCCTCCTGAGGTGCATTAG
- a CDS encoding cytochrome-c peroxidase codes for MTDSRVSPGHAASGKQLFSQAFPHTNGRSCATCHPLGEHTTLKPASVEARLAANPADPLFHRIDADDPDAAVPTYEHLKKGLVRVVLPLPSNMDVIDTAGNVITPSDRKISVWRGVPTIEDTALSGPFQLDGREATLEDQAQAAILSHSEGREVGRAQLKRLADFERSVFSSPRARFVSQFLASGIPLDQIPIPEDFMPLTVQEQRGREVFKVACEACHGGPTTNQITNRAVHAALSAALKPDGNVVFTQVPGQGPVPVRVPRPNNEFVNIGFGALSYLGQIGQLPLYTSSVELPRYRFRFYTDGTRQHAVTELPPIPVTASGEPFDPTPALDGNGLPIVGPNGLPQWFTTDPGRALITGDPGDFEAFDVPSLRGIARTAPYFHDNSHETLRDVVDGYSRLILPFTAEMNLPPVHPPETPGGLPEALSPEQKRDLLEFLNRL; via the coding sequence ATGACCGACTCGCGTGTCTCTCCGGGGCACGCGGCCTCCGGCAAGCAGCTCTTCAGTCAGGCGTTTCCCCACACCAACGGGCGCTCCTGCGCGACGTGCCATCCCCTCGGCGAGCACACGACGCTGAAGCCAGCGAGCGTCGAAGCACGGCTGGCCGCCAACCCGGCGGATCCACTCTTCCATCGCATCGACGCGGATGACCCCGACGCGGCGGTCCCCACGTATGAGCATCTCAAGAAGGGCCTCGTCCGTGTCGTCCTGCCACTCCCCAGCAACATGGATGTCATTGACACCGCTGGCAACGTCATCACCCCTTCCGACCGGAAGATCTCCGTCTGGCGTGGAGTGCCGACCATCGAGGATACGGCGCTCTCCGGGCCGTTTCAGCTCGATGGCCGCGAGGCCACGCTGGAAGACCAGGCGCAGGCCGCGATCCTCAGTCACAGCGAGGGACGAGAGGTGGGGCGCGCGCAACTGAAGCGGCTCGCCGATTTCGAGCGGAGCGTGTTCTCGTCACCTCGAGCCCGGTTCGTCTCGCAGTTTCTCGCGTCCGGAATTCCCCTCGACCAGATCCCGATTCCCGAGGACTTCATGCCGCTCACAGTGCAGGAGCAGCGCGGCCGCGAGGTCTTCAAGGTGGCCTGCGAGGCGTGTCATGGAGGCCCCACCACGAATCAAATCACGAACCGCGCCGTCCACGCGGCACTCTCCGCCGCGCTCAAGCCAGACGGCAACGTCGTGTTCACCCAGGTTCCAGGTCAAGGGCCCGTTCCCGTGCGGGTGCCTCGGCCGAACAACGAGTTCGTGAACATCGGGTTCGGGGCTCTTTCCTATCTCGGGCAGATCGGCCAGCTCCCGCTGTACACCTCCTCCGTGGAACTGCCGCGATACCGCTTCCGCTTCTACACGGACGGCACGCGCCAGCACGCCGTCACCGAGCTTCCGCCCATCCCGGTCACGGCGAGTGGCGAGCCCTTCGACCCGACTCCGGCGCTCGACGGGAACGGACTTCCCATCGTCGGTCCCAACGGACTGCCGCAGTGGTTCACCACCGATCCCGGCCGCGCCCTCATCACAGGAGACCCAGGGGATTTCGAGGCCTTCGACGTGCCGTCGCTCCGAGGCATCGCGCGGACGGCCCCGTACTTCCACGACAACAGCCACGAGACCCTGCGGGACGTCGTCGACGGCTACAGCCGGCTCATCCTGCCCTTCACCGCGGAGATGAACCTGCCGCCCGTCCACCCACCCGAGACCCCCGGGGGCCTGCCCGAGGCGCTCAGCCCCGAGCAGAAGCGGGATCTGCTCGAGTTCTTGAACCGGCTCTGA